A portion of the Syngnathoides biaculeatus isolate LvHL_M chromosome 7, ASM1980259v1, whole genome shotgun sequence genome contains these proteins:
- the rab3b gene encoding ras-related protein Rab-3B, translating to MAKADQRYGQRDGSDQNFDYMFKLLIIGNSSVGKTSFLFRYADDSFSNSFVSTVGIDFKVKTVYRHDKRIKLQIWDTAGQERYRTITTAYYRGAMGFILMYDITNEESFNAVQDWATQIKTYSWDNAQVIMVGNKCDMDEERAVPPEKGKHLADQLGFEYYEASAKENVNVRQVFERLVDVICVKMSERVDVEAPAAPGTKTARLSDKPAGQLPPKCC from the exons ATGGCGAAAGCGGACCAGCGCTACGGCCAGCGGGACGGCTCGGACCAGAACTTCGATTACATGTTCAAGCTGCTGATTATCGGCAACAGCAGCGTGGGCAAAACCTCCTTCTTGTTCCGATACGCCGACGACTCCTTCAGCAACTCCTTCGTCAGCACGGTGGGCATCGACTTCAAGGTCAAGACCGTGTATCGCCACGACAAGCGGATCAAGCTGCAGATATGG GACACGGCGGGCCAGGAGCGCTACCGCACCATCACCACGGCGTACTACCGAGGGGCCATGGGTTTCATCCTCATGTACGACATCACCAACGAGGAGTCCTTCAACGCCGTGCAGGACTG GGCCACGCAGATCAAGACGTACTCGTGGGACAACGCCCAGGTCATCATGGTGGGCAACAAGTGCGACATGGACGAGGAGCGAGCCGTCCCTCCCGAGAAGGGAAAACACTTGGCCGACCAACTCG GTTTCGAATACTACGAGGCGAGCGCCAAGGAGAACGTCAACGTACGGCAGGTGTTCGAGCGCCTGGTGGACGTCATCTGCGTCAAGATGTCGGAGCGCGTGGACGTGGAGGCGCCGGCGGCCCCCGGGACCAAGACCGCCAGACTGAGCGACAAACCCGCCGGCCAGCTACCCCCAAAGTGCTGCTGA